Below is a window of Electrophorus electricus isolate fEleEle1 chromosome 12, fEleEle1.pri, whole genome shotgun sequence DNA.
ACCGCTACATGGCGCTGGTGCACCCGTTCGGATCGAAGACCCTCCGCGGGCGGCGGACGGCGCTGGGACTCAGCCTGGTTGtgtggatggtggtggtggctGCCATGGCGCCCCTTTTGGCTTCGCGCCAGACATATCCACTGAAACAGCCGTCCATCACCACCTGCCATGACGCACTTCCCAAGCACGAGCAGGAGACCTACTTCCTGCCCTACTTTGCCACGCTCTTCTTCGTCTGTTTCCTGCTGCCACTACTCCTGGTGCTCTTCTGCTATGGGGCAGTCTTGCGCACCCTGGTGGCCGCCGGCAGCCGCTACTGCCACGCCGTGAAGGTCACCGTACTTGTCGTGGTGGTCTTTGTGGTGTGCCTGTTGCCCAGCAACGTGCTTCTTCTGCTGCACTACCTGGAGTTCAGCTCGCGATGGGGTGATAGTAAAGATACTCGTAACCTCTATGTGCCCTACGTGATCAGCCTGGCACTAGGCACCTTCAACAGCTGCCTGGATCCCTTCATCTTCTACTATGTGTCTGAAGACTTCAGAGAGAAGGCCTGTGCAGTGCTGCGCTGCCTCTCTTCAACCTCCCGGTCCTTCTCTGGGAAAGAGATGTCCTACTCTTCAGGCACGtcgaggtcaaaggtcaccctGGTGACCATGTCGAACAGAGTCACAGATCTGTCAGAAGAAGCGGCGCGAAGTCATTAACAGGAGGGCGTGAGTGTCCAGTAGAGCAGGAGACATGCATCTGGGACGTAATAAGGGGCTTAGTGAGGGATAAAAACGCAGAAGAATAAATCCAGTCCTTAAACTTAgaatatttcaaatgtactTATGATTCAATACGCGACGCTCATAGAGAATGacgcatcagctaaatgcagtgTTAGACTAACTAGAGAGCTTACACTGAGCTTAAGCAACCACTTCAGCAGGGTTATGttctacttttgttttctggtttgtGTGACTGAGTGGGTAACTTGAAAAagctttcatgttttttttcatgacaCTTTCCTGGGCAGACGTAAATGTGCACATGAAGGTAGTCTGAATGTTGTTCAGTAACGTAAACTGTTCAATCTTTCCATGTAGCTGTTCAGAGTAAACCATTGTTACAAGAGAATGCTGCTTGTATAGCCTACGTAACcatcaaatgtaaatgaagacaACAAATGCATGTCGTTTTGAGAATTTTCTGAGTGTGGTAAACAAAATAAGATTTGGCATGAGTTTGGCATGCACAGAATCATGCATGCTGTGACGTGTATTATGCTGAGATAGAATTTGTTTAGGACGGTATTAATTAGGTTAGTTAATTAACAATCCATACACAGATACAAGCATCCTTACAGGCTTATGCAGTTTCTGTCCTTCAAAAAGCGTATTTATTAAATGCATAGACCATATGAAGTCAGGTCTCATGCCTGTGACTATTCTATtcagaaatgaagaaataaagtgaaataaacGTTGGCCGTGTTCCTACTGTCACTAATTAAATGGGACTATTGTTGTCTGCGAGACCAAACATGACCGCACAGAATTCTGAGTTCCCCTCGCCCCAAACCATGTGAGAAATTCCAGGAAGTTGATTCACTGTGACCACCTCCCCCCAAGAAAACCCTTCCGGTACAGTGATAACACATCCATATCTTTGTTTGTTGCAACATGCTTAATCTCTATATAGGGCCCTTATATATCAACAATAGACATTTAAATGCAGTGAAACTACCTTAGATATAATTGGTGACTTTGATTGAATGGACCATTTAATACATACTGGCTTGGACGCAGGCACACTCTGGAACTGTCAAACATGCAAACCTCATGATCGTTTCATACTTTTCATACAAACCACGCTGTGGGCAGAGGTGGCGTGAGACCATTATGAGTCAATCATGAGCTTTCATTGAGCCCATTATGAGCTCTCTATGAAAGGACACACAGATTACAGGAAAAACAGCTCACTAAGGGTTAAATCAAGCCAAACCATGCGGCCAACAAAAACGACCCTGTCTGCATCACTCACTATGTCGTCCAGAATGCCGATGTGCTTTTCCACTCGTCGGTGCGAAGGAGGAGGAAATAGAGATCGGCTAAGGAGACAGGAAAGCAAACGACCTCGTGTAGCACCTTATAAGATGTGAGCTCCCTTAACATTAAACTGGAGGGCGTAAGATTGCAACTGAAATATTATGAGGATTTATGAGGCAGTAACCTTCTCTGCACAGTGAGGGATCCACTATAATCACGGTGGACAGAGTCAAGGAGAAATCACAAAAATCAATCTGTGCCGGACTTGCACTCTGCTTAATCAGAAAAGTTTTTTAGAAACTAGCATCGAGATTTTGATGGTGATCTTTCGACCTTTTTACCTACCTCATG
It encodes the following:
- the si:ch211-132p1.2 gene encoding proteinase-activated receptor 4; the encoded protein is MEPKLFSISGMSVSFISPGLFVLLSLPAISFPATEKECSNSTFALPRAFHVNVSGCSYNLPEKQREQIQARSTTLLAPALYLTALVLGFPANLLALWVLLFRTKKLPSTILLLNLTCCDLMLLLVLPFRIVYHFRGNNWTFGEPFCRLVVALFYGNMYGSVVCLALISIDRYMALVHPFGSKTLRGRRTALGLSLVVWMVVVAAMAPLLASRQTYPLKQPSITTCHDALPKHEQETYFLPYFATLFFVCFLLPLLLVLFCYGAVLRTLVAAGSRYCHAVKVTVLVVVVFVVCLLPSNVLLLLHYLEFSSRWGDSKDTRNLYVPYVISLALGTFNSCLDPFIFYYVSEDFREKACAVLRCLSSTSRSFSGKEMSYSSGTSRSKVTLVTMSNRVTDLSEEAARSH